One region of Eupeodes corollae chromosome 1, idEupCoro1.1, whole genome shotgun sequence genomic DNA includes:
- the LOC129942109 gene encoding filamin-A isoform X6, whose translation MFNWAHHLQKPKEATWEEYSLFYHQKYHQITVSEFDRHERTPFYFNEAVIPENEELDGLDFTPLNFKTAYFIRTHQAEVKMPSGKVDQPVIEDNRDGTVSIKYDPKEEGIHELVVKYNGEQVQGSPYKFHVDSISSGYVTAYGPGLTHGVSGEPCNFTISTKGAGAGGLSLAVEGPSKADIRYHDNKDGTVSVTYLPTAPGEYQIAVRFGDKNIKGSPFFAKITGEGRKRNQISVGSCSEVTLPGQVTDDDLRALNASIQAPGGLEEPCFLKRMPSGNIGISFTPRETGEHMVSVKRMGKHIPNSPFKVTVCEREVGDAKKVKVSGKGLEEGKTHADNIFAVDTRNAGYGGLSLSIEGPSKAEIQCTDQDDGTLSISYKPTEPGYYIVNLKFADHHVEGSPFTVKVTGEGSNRKREKIQRERDAVPLTEIGSQCKLTFKMPGITSFDLAACVTSPSNVTEDAEIQEVEDGLYSVHFVPKELGIHTVSVRYKEMHIPGSPFQFTVGPLRDFGSHLVKAGGPGLERGQVGAPSEFNVWTREAGGGSLAISVEGPSKAEIEFKDRKDGSCDVSYKVTEPGEYRVGLKFNDRHIPDSPYKVYISPEQGDAHKLEVQQFPQGNIQADAPYQFMVRKNGAKGELDAKIVAPSGTDDDCFIQVIDSEMYSVRFYPRENGIHAIHVKFNGVHIPGSPFRIKVGKDVADPACVHATGLGLEEVKTGHKADFIINTCNAGVGSLSVTIDGPSKVCLDCTEVEEGYKCRYTPLLPGDYYASIKYNNMHIVGSPFKINCTGDKLADEGAQETSTVIVDTVAKIAKSGKNTGAHIPIFKSDASKITSKGMGLKRGFMGKQNQFTIGATDAGNNILYVGMYGPKGPCEEFNIKHTGLNNYNVSYMVRERGEYILIVKWGEEHIPGSPFKVEV comes from the exons atgttCAATTGGGCCCATCACTTACAAAAACCCAAAGAAGCAACGTGGGAAGAATATTCACTATTCTACCatcaaaaatatcatcaaatcACTGTTTCGGAATTTGATCGTCACGAAAGAACGcccttttattttaatgaagcaGTCATTCCAGAAAATGAAGAACTAGATGGTTTGGATTTTAcaccattaaattttaaaacggCATATTTTATTAGAACACATCAAg ctgAAGTAAAAATGCCAAGTGGAAAAGTTGATCAACCCGTCATTGAAGACAACCGTGATGGTACCGTTTCGATTAAATACGATCCCAAGGAGGAAGGTATTCACGAACTAGTTGTCAAGTACAATGGAGAACAAGTTCAAG gTTCACCTTACAAATTCCATGTTGATTCGATTTCATCTGGCTACGTTACGGCATACGGCCCTGGTTTAACCCATGGTGTATCTGGAGAGCCATGCAACTTCACCATTTCCACCAAGGGTGCTGGTGCAGGCGGTCTTTCTCTAGCTGTTGAAGGACCTAGCAAGGCTGAT ATTCGTTACCATGACAACAAAGATGGTACAGTTTCAGTGACATACCTTCCCACTGCTCCTGGTGAATACCAAATTGCAGTTCGTTTCGGTGATAAGAACATCAAGGGATCACCATTCTTTGCCAAAATCACTGGTGAAGGTCGCAAACGTAATCAAATTTCCGTTGGTTCCTGCTCGGAAGTCACACTCCCAGGTCAGGTCACCGATGATGATTTGAGGGCATTGAATGCCTCTATTCAAGCTCCTGGAGGTCTTGAGGAACCATGTTTCTTGAAGCGTATGCCAAGCGGTAATATTGGCATTTCCTTTACTCCCCGTGAAACTGGTGAGCACATGGTGTCGGTAAAACGTATGGGCAAGCATATCCCGAACTCACCATTCAAGGTGACCGTTTGTGAGCGTGAAGTCGGTGATGCCAAGAAAGTGAAAGTATCTGGCAAGGGACTGGAAGAGGGTAAAACTCATGCGGATAACATTTTTGCCGTCGACACTCGCAATGCTGGTTATGGTGGTCTTTCGCTGTCAATTGAAGGTCCCAGCAAAGCTGAGATTCAGTGTACCGATCAGGATGATGGAACTTTGAGTATCTCCTACAAGCCCACCGAACCTGGGTACTATATTGTAAATTTGAAGTTCGCCGATCATCATGTCGAGGGATCGCCGTTTACTGTCAAGGTAACAGGTGAAGGTTCAAACCGAAAGCGTGAGAAGATTCAGCGTGAGCGTGATGCAGTGCCACTCACTGAAATCGGAAGTCAGTGCAAGTTGACCTTCAAGATGCCTGGTATCACATCCTTTGATTTGGCAGCTTGTGTCACCTCTCCCAGCAATGTCACTGAAGACGCTGAAATCCAAGAAGTCGAAGACGGACTCTACTCTGTTCACTTCGTTCCAAAAGAACTTGGAATCCACACTGTGTCTGTGCGTTACAAGGAAATGCACATTCCCGGATCACCCTTCCAGTTCACAGTTGGTCCTCTTAGGGACTTTGGTTCCCATTTAGTAAAGGCTGGCGGTCCTGGTTTGGAACGTGGTCAAGTTGGTGCACCATCCGAATTTAATGTTTGGACTCGTGAAGCTGGTGGTGGCTCCCTTGCAATTTCAGTTGAAGGACCTAGCAAGGCCGAAATTGAATTCAAGGACCGCAAGGACGGTTCCTGCGATGTCTCCTACAAAGTCACCGAACCCGGCGAGTACCGTGTTGGATTAAAATTCAATGACCGCCATATTCCAGACTCACCCTACAAGGTGTACATTTCCCCAGAGCAAGGCGACGCCCACAAGCTTGAAGTCCAACAATTCCCACAAGGAAATATTCAAGCTGATGCACCATACCAATTTATGGTTCGCAAGAACGGCGCCAAGGGTGAGCTCGATGCTAAGATTGTTGCCCCATCGGGTACCGATGATGATTGCTTCATCCAGGTGATTGACAGCGAAATGTACTCTGTTCGTTTCTACCCGCGCGAAAACGGAATCCATGCAATTCACGTTAAGTTCAATGGAGTCCACATACCCGGATCGCCATTCAGAATCAAGGTTGGCAAGGACGTAGCTGATCCAGCTTGTGTGCATGCCACCGGATTGGGCTTGGAGGAAGTTAAAACCGGACACAAGGCCGACTTCATTATTAATACTTGCAATGCTGGTGTTGGTTCGTTATCTGTCACAATTGATGGTCCCTCGAAGGTGTGCCTTGATTGTACGGAAGTCGAGGAGGGCTACAAGTGTAGATACACACCCCTCCTGCCTGGTGACTACTATGCTTCAATCAAGTATAACAACATGCACATCGTTGGATCACCTTTCAAGATCAACTGCACAG GTGATAAACTTGCTGATGAGGGTGCCCAGGAAACATCGACAGTTATTGTTGACACCGTGGCGAAGATTGCCAAGAGCGGCAAGAACACAGGCGCGCATATCCCAATCTTCAAATCCGATGCTTCCAAGATCACATCGAAGGGTATGGGTCTGAAGAGAGGTTTCATGGGTAAACAAAATCAGTTTACAATCGGTGCTACAGATGCGG gcaACAACATTCTCTATGTTGGTATGTACGGTCCCAAGGGTCCTTGCGAAGAATTCAACATCAAACATACAGGACTCAACAACTACAACGTTAGCTACATGGTGCGAGAGCGTGGCGAATATATTCTCATAGTCAAATGGGGTGAAGAACATATTCCCGGATCTCCATTTAAGGTTGaagtttaa
- the LOC129942109 gene encoding filamin-A isoform X7: MPSGKVDQPVIEDNRDGTVSIKYDPKEEGIHELVVKYNGEQVQGSPYKFHVDSISSGYVTAYGPGLTHGVSGEPCNFTISTKGAGAGGLSLAVEGPSKADIRYHDNKDGTVSVTYLPTAPGEYQIAVRFGDKNIKGSPFFAKITGEGRKRNQISVGSCSEVTLPGQVTDDDLRALNASIQAPGGLEEPCFLKRMPSGNIGISFTPRETGEHMVSVKRMGKHIPNSPFKVTVCEREVGDAKKVKVSGKGLEEGKTHADNIFAVDTRNAGYGGLSLSIEGPSKAEIQCTDQDDGTLSISYKPTEPGYYIVNLKFADHHVEGSPFTVKVTGEGSNRKREKIQRERDAVPLTEIGSQCKLTFKMPGITSFDLAACVTSPSNVTEDAEIQEVEDGLYSVHFVPKELGIHTVSVRYKEMHIPGSPFQFTVGPLRDFGSHLVKAGGPGLERGQVGAPSEFNVWTREAGGGSLAISVEGPSKAEIEFKDRKDGSCDVSYKVTEPGEYRVGLKFNDRHIPDSPYKVYISPEQGDAHKLEVQQFPQGNIQADAPYQFMVRKNGAKGELDAKIVAPSGTDDDCFIQVIDSEMYSVRFYPRENGIHAIHVKFNGVHIPGSPFRIKVGKDVADPACVHATGLGLEEVKTGHKADFIINTCNAGVGSLSVTIDGPSKVCLDCTEVEEGYKCRYTPLLPGDYYASIKYNNMHIVGSPFKINCTGDKLADEGAQETSTVIVDTVAKIAKSGKNTGAHIPIFKSDASKITSKGMGLKRGFMGKQNQFTIGATDAGNNILYVGMYGPKGPCEEFNIKHTGLNNYNVSYMVRERGEYILIVKWGEEHIPGSPFKVEV; this comes from the exons ATGCCAAGTGGAAAAGTTGATCAACCCGTCATTGAAGACAACCGTGATGGTACCGTTTCGATTAAATACGATCCCAAGGAGGAAGGTATTCACGAACTAGTTGTCAAGTACAATGGAGAACAAGTTCAAG gTTCACCTTACAAATTCCATGTTGATTCGATTTCATCTGGCTACGTTACGGCATACGGCCCTGGTTTAACCCATGGTGTATCTGGAGAGCCATGCAACTTCACCATTTCCACCAAGGGTGCTGGTGCAGGCGGTCTTTCTCTAGCTGTTGAAGGACCTAGCAAGGCTGAT ATTCGTTACCATGACAACAAAGATGGTACAGTTTCAGTGACATACCTTCCCACTGCTCCTGGTGAATACCAAATTGCAGTTCGTTTCGGTGATAAGAACATCAAGGGATCACCATTCTTTGCCAAAATCACTGGTGAAGGTCGCAAACGTAATCAAATTTCCGTTGGTTCCTGCTCGGAAGTCACACTCCCAGGTCAGGTCACCGATGATGATTTGAGGGCATTGAATGCCTCTATTCAAGCTCCTGGAGGTCTTGAGGAACCATGTTTCTTGAAGCGTATGCCAAGCGGTAATATTGGCATTTCCTTTACTCCCCGTGAAACTGGTGAGCACATGGTGTCGGTAAAACGTATGGGCAAGCATATCCCGAACTCACCATTCAAGGTGACCGTTTGTGAGCGTGAAGTCGGTGATGCCAAGAAAGTGAAAGTATCTGGCAAGGGACTGGAAGAGGGTAAAACTCATGCGGATAACATTTTTGCCGTCGACACTCGCAATGCTGGTTATGGTGGTCTTTCGCTGTCAATTGAAGGTCCCAGCAAAGCTGAGATTCAGTGTACCGATCAGGATGATGGAACTTTGAGTATCTCCTACAAGCCCACCGAACCTGGGTACTATATTGTAAATTTGAAGTTCGCCGATCATCATGTCGAGGGATCGCCGTTTACTGTCAAGGTAACAGGTGAAGGTTCAAACCGAAAGCGTGAGAAGATTCAGCGTGAGCGTGATGCAGTGCCACTCACTGAAATCGGAAGTCAGTGCAAGTTGACCTTCAAGATGCCTGGTATCACATCCTTTGATTTGGCAGCTTGTGTCACCTCTCCCAGCAATGTCACTGAAGACGCTGAAATCCAAGAAGTCGAAGACGGACTCTACTCTGTTCACTTCGTTCCAAAAGAACTTGGAATCCACACTGTGTCTGTGCGTTACAAGGAAATGCACATTCCCGGATCACCCTTCCAGTTCACAGTTGGTCCTCTTAGGGACTTTGGTTCCCATTTAGTAAAGGCTGGCGGTCCTGGTTTGGAACGTGGTCAAGTTGGTGCACCATCCGAATTTAATGTTTGGACTCGTGAAGCTGGTGGTGGCTCCCTTGCAATTTCAGTTGAAGGACCTAGCAAGGCCGAAATTGAATTCAAGGACCGCAAGGACGGTTCCTGCGATGTCTCCTACAAAGTCACCGAACCCGGCGAGTACCGTGTTGGATTAAAATTCAATGACCGCCATATTCCAGACTCACCCTACAAGGTGTACATTTCCCCAGAGCAAGGCGACGCCCACAAGCTTGAAGTCCAACAATTCCCACAAGGAAATATTCAAGCTGATGCACCATACCAATTTATGGTTCGCAAGAACGGCGCCAAGGGTGAGCTCGATGCTAAGATTGTTGCCCCATCGGGTACCGATGATGATTGCTTCATCCAGGTGATTGACAGCGAAATGTACTCTGTTCGTTTCTACCCGCGCGAAAACGGAATCCATGCAATTCACGTTAAGTTCAATGGAGTCCACATACCCGGATCGCCATTCAGAATCAAGGTTGGCAAGGACGTAGCTGATCCAGCTTGTGTGCATGCCACCGGATTGGGCTTGGAGGAAGTTAAAACCGGACACAAGGCCGACTTCATTATTAATACTTGCAATGCTGGTGTTGGTTCGTTATCTGTCACAATTGATGGTCCCTCGAAGGTGTGCCTTGATTGTACGGAAGTCGAGGAGGGCTACAAGTGTAGATACACACCCCTCCTGCCTGGTGACTACTATGCTTCAATCAAGTATAACAACATGCACATCGTTGGATCACCTTTCAAGATCAACTGCACAG GTGATAAACTTGCTGATGAGGGTGCCCAGGAAACATCGACAGTTATTGTTGACACCGTGGCGAAGATTGCCAAGAGCGGCAAGAACACAGGCGCGCATATCCCAATCTTCAAATCCGATGCTTCCAAGATCACATCGAAGGGTATGGGTCTGAAGAGAGGTTTCATGGGTAAACAAAATCAGTTTACAATCGGTGCTACAGATGCGG gcaACAACATTCTCTATGTTGGTATGTACGGTCCCAAGGGTCCTTGCGAAGAATTCAACATCAAACATACAGGACTCAACAACTACAACGTTAGCTACATGGTGCGAGAGCGTGGCGAATATATTCTCATAGTCAAATGGGGTGAAGAACATATTCCCGGATCTCCATTTAAGGTTGaagtttaa